The window CCCCATCGCGGCTGGGAGATATATCCGAAGATCATGTATGATATGGCTATTCGCATGAAGGAAGAATATGGGAACATTGAGTGGCTGATTTCCGAAAGCGGAATGGGAGTGGAAGGAGAAAAACAGTATAAAGACCGAAACGGAATGATCGTGGACGATTATCGGATTGATTATATCAGCGAACACATGGCATGGCTTTTAAAGGCGGTGGAAGAAGGAAGCAATTGTACCGGATATATGCTGTGGGCTTTTACCGATTGTGTTTCTCCTTTAAATTCCTTTAAAAATCGTTATGGATTTATAGAGATCGATCTGGAAGATAATTTTGCAAGACATATGAAAAAATCTGCTCATTGGTTTCACGAAATCGGAGAGAAGAAAGAGTTTGAATTTCGCAGGTTAGAGCCTGAGTACAGGTAGCTGAAACCGGAGGGGCCGAGGGTTCTTTCCGGGACAGATAAGCTGCAGAGGCGGCAGAATGAGAGGTGTTGTATGAATATTTTATTAATTTGTTCGGCGGGAATGTCTACCAGTTTGCTGGTCACAAAAATGCAGAAGGTGGCAAAGGAATTGAACTTTGATTGTAAGATCTGGGCGGTTTCCACCGATGTTGCGGATGAGAACATGCAGAAAGCAGATGTGGTGCTGTTAGGGCCCCAGATCAAATTCATGGCGGATGCTTTGAAGGCGAAAGGAGTCAGACTCCGGATACCTGTGGATGTGATAGAGTCATCGGATTACGGAACCTGCAATGGAAAAAATGTGCTGAAACAGGCATTGACATTAAAGAAGAGGAATCAATAACTATGCAGATTTTAAAACCCATCCCCATGGCAACTATTTGGGGAGGAACCAGGCTGATTCCCTATGCTAAAGGCTATAAAGGAGAAAACATAGGGCAGCTTTATACCGTAAAATGCAACAAGGACTGCAGCAACCAGATCGTTGGCGGAAGTTATGCCGGAAAAACATTCTATAAATATTACCAGGATGCGAGACAGCGGTTTGATATGAGCTTTGAGGAATATCCCCTTCTGATTGCCCTCGTGGATGCAAAAGAGGACTTAAGTGTTCAGGTTCATCCAAATGACAGCTGTGCGGCAAAACTGGAACAGCAGCCTTTTGGAAAAACCGAATCCTGGTATTTTCTGGAGGCGCCGGACCGGGGGACAATTGTAAATGGCTGTCTGTGCTATGGCAGAGATGAGCTGGTGGAAAGAGCTTGCTCCAATGATTTTGAACATATCATAGACTATCTGGAGGTGAAAAAGGGCGACTATGTCTTTGTGGAGGCAGGAACGCTGCACGCCTTAGGCGGAGGTTCCATGGTTTATGAGGTACAGGAAAACAGTGACCTGACGTATCGGTTTTATGATTATGGCAGAAAGGATTCCCAGGGAAATTCCAGACCTCTTCATATTGAAAAGGCTCTGGAGGCAGTTGATGTGAGTTTAAAGTCAGCGGTATTATCCGGGGAAGCCGGCCATCAGGAGAAGAAATACTGGAGCGGTTATTTGAAAGGCAGAAGCTGCCGCAATGTGTCTGACCGGCTTGAAATGGTTACGGTTATCGGAGGGGAGAGTCCGGTTAGCGGAGTGATGGTACATAAGGGAATGACGATTGTGCTTGAACCGGGAGAAAGAGTGGAGTTTTCCGGTGAAATTGAGGCGATTGTGGCAAGATCTTTAGTAAAATGAGGAGTATCTTATGTTTAACAAAGAATTTTTGTGGGGCAGTTCGACGAACGCCCAGCAGTTTGAGGGAGGGTATGACAAAGGCAGTAAAGGCCTTTCGATTGCAGATGTCCGGGTGATTCCAAATGCGGCAGCAGAGGCAAACTTTGATGATTTCAAACAGGCGAGCAATCATTATGAACATTATAAAGAAGACATTGCCTATTATCATCAGATGGGATTTCAGATTTACCGGCTGACCATGGCCTGGACCAGGATTTATCCCAACGGAGACGATGGGGAGCCCAATCAGGAAGGGATCGATTTTTACAGCAATGTTATCGATGAACTGTTAAAGTATAACATACAGCCGGTAGTAACCCTTTATGCTTACGACTTACCATATCATCTGGTTGAAAAATACAACGGTTTTTTGTCCAGAGATTGCATTGATGAATTTTTGAAATATGTCAGGACCGTGGTGACTGCCTTTAAAGGGCGTGTAAAATACTGGGTGCCGTTTAATGAACAGAATCTGCTGATGTTTGATACCCTTTATATGACCGGATACAAGTGCAGGGACAGACAGGAATCCTTTACGGTAGAACACCATATGAACCTTGCATACGCGCGGTGTACAAAGCTGATCCATGAAATTGATCACCAGGCAAAGACAGGCGGCAATATAGGCAATATCTGCCCGTATCCGGCGACCTGCAGGGCAGAAGATGTGGAGGCCTGTGAAGAGTATAAGTATCTGGTGGGGTACAATTATGGGGATGTATATGTCAGAAAAATGTATTCCGGCTTTTATTTAAAATCTCTTGAAAAGCTCAATCTGGATCAGATAATCCTGCCCGGCGATTTGGATATCATTGCACAGGCGGAGCCGGACTTTCTGTCCCTGACCTATTATCACAGCAGCATTGTAAAGGATGAAGGAAAAGAGAAGCTGTTATCAGCCTCCAACCGGAAGGCGGTGAATCCATATCTTAAGCAGACAGAGTGGAAGTGGAACATCGATCCTTATGGATTCAAGCATTTTGTAAAAGATTATTATCACAGGTATCAAATCCCTATTTTGATTCTGGAAAACGGTTATGGGTACCGGGATGTGCCGGATGAAGACGGGAACATTGATGATGGATACCGGATTGAATTTCTCCGTGACCATATTTTAAGAATGAAAGAAATGGTGGAGGAAGGCGTGGATATAATCGGATATCTGACCTGGTCGGCCATTGATTTGTACTCTACACGTGAAGGATTTAACAAACGGTATGGGTTTGTTTATGTAGATAAAAATGATGACTTTAAAAGAATACCGAAAAAGAGCTTCTACTGGTATAAAAAGGTGATTGAAACAAATGGAGAAGAATTATAGCAAAACAGAAGAACCGGGGGAGTAAGGATCATGAAAATCGGAGTAACAGGCAGTCTGTATCTTGCTTTGATGATAAGCACAGTATTCCCCCTTCTGATTATGCTGCATATGGGAGCAAGGAAGAAGCTTCAGTTTAAACTGCTTGCGTGTGGAGCCGGAATTTATCTGGTGGTGCAGGCAGGAGCAGTGCCGTTCCTTTTAAATGGATTGAAACGATATTCATTTATGAATGGAAGTTTGCCTGCCATGGTTATAACGGCGACCCTTTCCACAGCCTTGGATATTTTGTCCCTTGTATTGCTGTTTCGTTATCTCCTAAAAGATAACCGCTCTTACAAGGCCGCCATTTCCATCGGTTTTGGAAGGGGGCTCCTGGAGTCCGTATGTTTGGCAGGTATTCCGTTTATTGCTGATCTTTCCATCTTAATGGCTGCTGAAAATGGAACCATGAGCCAGATGAGCACTGCGGGTCAGGAATCAGTGCAGGCGGCAGCAGCTTTCCTGCAGGGGATCAGCGGAAGGGAATTTCTTCTGTCAGCAGTTTATGAAGTAAGCAGTATGGTGATGGTTTCTGCGTTGATCTGCCTGATGCTCATTTATTTTAAAAGCTGGAATATGAGGAAATTTATGGGGACAACGGCTGCAATGACCGGCATCAGGCTGACGGGCGTTTTATTGGGAAAG of the Lacrimispora indolis DSM 755 genome contains:
- a CDS encoding glycoside hydrolase family 1 protein, whose product is MFNKEFLWGSSTNAQQFEGGYDKGSKGLSIADVRVIPNAAAEANFDDFKQASNHYEHYKEDIAYYHQMGFQIYRLTMAWTRIYPNGDDGEPNQEGIDFYSNVIDELLKYNIQPVVTLYAYDLPYHLVEKYNGFLSRDCIDEFLKYVRTVVTAFKGRVKYWVPFNEQNLLMFDTLYMTGYKCRDRQESFTVEHHMNLAYARCTKLIHEIDHQAKTGGNIGNICPYPATCRAEDVEACEEYKYLVGYNYGDVYVRKMYSGFYLKSLEKLNLDQIILPGDLDIIAQAEPDFLSLTYYHSSIVKDEGKEKLLSASNRKAVNPYLKQTEWKWNIDPYGFKHFVKDYYHRYQIPILILENGYGYRDVPDEDGNIDDGYRIEFLRDHILRMKEMVEEGVDIIGYLTWSAIDLYSTREGFNKRYGFVYVDKNDDFKRIPKKSFYWYKKVIETNGEEL
- a CDS encoding YhfC family glutamic-type intramembrane protease, which codes for MKIGVTGSLYLALMISTVFPLLIMLHMGARKKLQFKLLACGAGIYLVVQAGAVPFLLNGLKRYSFMNGSLPAMVITATLSTALDILSLVLLFRYLLKDNRSYKAAISIGFGRGLLESVCLAGIPFIADLSILMAAENGTMSQMSTAGQESVQAAAAFLQGISGREFLLSAVYEVSSMVMVSALICLMLIYFKSWNMRKFMGTTAAMTGIRLTGVLLGKQSFWLLLCYSLTVLITSFLILYKIRRQVVCFSKNRKKEVVNE
- a CDS encoding type I phosphomannose isomerase catalytic subunit, which translates into the protein MQILKPIPMATIWGGTRLIPYAKGYKGENIGQLYTVKCNKDCSNQIVGGSYAGKTFYKYYQDARQRFDMSFEEYPLLIALVDAKEDLSVQVHPNDSCAAKLEQQPFGKTESWYFLEAPDRGTIVNGCLCYGRDELVERACSNDFEHIIDYLEVKKGDYVFVEAGTLHALGGGSMVYEVQENSDLTYRFYDYGRKDSQGNSRPLHIEKALEAVDVSLKSAVLSGEAGHQEKKYWSGYLKGRSCRNVSDRLEMVTVIGGESPVSGVMVHKGMTIVLEPGERVEFSGEIEAIVARSLVK
- a CDS encoding PTS sugar transporter subunit IIB, which produces MNILLICSAGMSTSLLVTKMQKVAKELNFDCKIWAVSTDVADENMQKADVVLLGPQIKFMADALKAKGVRLRIPVDVIESSDYGTCNGKNVLKQALTLKKRNQ